A genomic region of Miscanthus floridulus cultivar M001 chromosome 3, ASM1932011v1, whole genome shotgun sequence contains the following coding sequences:
- the LOC136545964 gene encoding heavy metal-associated isoprenylated plant protein 46-like: MGKQKIVLKLPLDDERKRRKAFKAAVGMNGVTSATMEGDKIIVVGDGVDPITLTTMLRRSLGHAELLSVSSGDDKKKGDGYGYGSGGGMMYGGGGGMGYGGGFGGGKEGKEGKEGKESGGGGGGRGSSGPAGYGGGHYQAMPPVSYPTYQQYNAMPSYPAVYSYPAAYPQQEQDPGCSIM; encoded by the exons ATGGGCAAG CAAAAGATTGTGCTCAAGTTACCCCTGGATGacgagaggaagaggaggaaggcctTCAAGGCTGCTGTGGGCATGAATG GTGTGACATCCGCCACGATGGAGGGCGACAAGATCATCGTCGTCGGCGACGGTGTGGACCCCATCACGCTGACGACCATGCTCCGGCGCAGCCTAGGCCACGCGGAACTGCTCAGCGTCAGCTCCGGCGACGACAAGAAGAAGGGCGATGGGTATGGCTACGGGAGCGGCGGTGGCATGATgtacggtggtggcggtggcatgGGCTACGGCGGTGGATTTGGTGGTGGCAAAGAGGGGAAAGAGGGCAAGGAGGGCAaagagagcggcggcggcggtggtggcaggggCAGCAGCGGCCCTGcaggctacggcggcggccactACCAGGCGATGCCACCGGTCTCCTACCCTACCTACCAGCAGTACAACGCCATGCCGTCCTACCCTGCCGTCTACTCCTACCCTGCAGCTTACCCGCAGCAAGAACAGGACCCTGGATGCAGCATCATGTGA